In Aquimarina sp. TRL1, a single window of DNA contains:
- a CDS encoding DUF3592 domain-containing protein, whose amino-acid sequence MFLKKCDLPANGCISLLVLPFLLIGMVSLYLSVSPIYFQFKARNWIPVNAQLIDVTLIKTPHGDGPGYSYETQCNYTYTYKHNTYTNQTISFGYGNNNTENHEELYDMLKYTTEVVAYINPKNPQDTILAKGINSSTISLLVFAILWNGMLGIFVARFFINHKSHIIYTWVFIFVFISGFILISSQVLHTDFEEKIKIVTQKTKEEIEQMKQQQIENAIKLFENQQP is encoded by the coding sequence ATGTTCTTAAAAAAATGTGATCTCCCGGCAAATGGCTGTATTAGTTTATTAGTACTTCCTTTTTTACTCATAGGAATGGTATCTCTCTACCTCAGTGTGAGTCCCATTTATTTTCAATTCAAGGCAAGAAACTGGATTCCTGTCAATGCTCAATTAATCGATGTTACGCTAATTAAAACACCACATGGTGATGGTCCGGGCTATTCCTACGAGACTCAGTGTAATTACACATATACCTATAAACACAACACGTATACCAACCAAACAATTTCTTTTGGTTATGGTAATAACAATACCGAAAACCACGAAGAGTTGTACGATATGTTGAAATATACTACCGAAGTAGTTGCCTATATTAATCCCAAAAACCCACAGGATACGATACTTGCTAAAGGTATCAACTCATCCACTATCTCATTATTGGTATTTGCTATTTTGTGGAATGGAATGTTAGGTATATTTGTTGCTCGTTTTTTTATAAACCACAAAAGCCACATAATATATACCTGGGTTTTTATTTTTGTTTTTATCAGTGGTTTTATATTGATATCTTCTCAAGTGCTGCACACCGATTTCGAAGAAAAAATAAAAATTGTCACCCAAAAAACGAAGGAAGAAATAGAACAAATGAAACAACAACAAATAGAGAATGCTATTAAACTATTTGAAAACCAACAGCCTTAG
- a CDS encoding serine hydrolase translates to MKNYLHSFFVFIFLVLLTACQQERNTKNQVKKNIDQGIKNWLAKTGIPSVSFVVFKEGHIICSQAYGYTNLKSKTPATTATIYNTGSNFKSVTATAIMQLHEKGLLNIDTPINEYLQEPIAIIDQENPITPRQLMAHQSGIPSTVDMYKIWGRNPGRSLRTIAAAVKPIEKPNTKHIYSNDGYALLGILIEDVTGMSYEAYVWEHILKPLGIKTYGFVQPTPEMVEDLALPYHMRYNKAFPTHQLHIEQYPAGDIFLKPEDMATFLMMHLNYGRHADKQLLSKENIQKMHRPNLEVVENFYYGLGFGIDKIKGKEYSYHQGSLPGYLSVFQMDFETVSGVYIATNVNAAPMQEKQLNLLLKYLYAQLITKDTSVSLEIPSEGITATAIPKEISLQNYIGNYKIKGTSVSLTIDTIGNQLFLLNPSKERFRIDYLKSNYFFITTENEEIEFGGADGSIDWLKLYSGGNEITAIRE, encoded by the coding sequence ATGAAAAACTACCTTCACTCATTTTTCGTCTTTATTTTTTTAGTACTTCTGACAGCCTGTCAACAAGAAAGAAATACTAAAAATCAAGTTAAAAAAAACATAGATCAAGGCATTAAAAACTGGTTGGCCAAAACAGGAATTCCATCCGTATCCTTTGTCGTATTTAAAGAAGGACACATTATTTGTTCACAAGCGTATGGGTATACAAACTTAAAATCAAAAACACCGGCAACCACTGCTACCATTTATAATACGGGTTCTAATTTTAAGTCTGTTACCGCTACTGCAATTATGCAGTTACACGAAAAAGGGCTTCTCAATATCGATACTCCAATTAATGAGTACCTTCAGGAGCCGATTGCCATAATTGATCAGGAAAATCCAATAACTCCCCGACAATTAATGGCACATCAATCAGGAATACCTTCTACAGTTGATATGTATAAAATTTGGGGACGAAATCCAGGTCGGTCCTTACGAACCATTGCAGCGGCTGTAAAACCTATTGAAAAACCAAACACAAAACATATTTATAGTAATGACGGCTATGCACTTTTAGGGATATTAATAGAAGATGTAACCGGAATGTCATACGAGGCGTATGTTTGGGAACATATACTAAAACCATTAGGTATAAAAACCTATGGTTTTGTGCAACCGACCCCAGAGATGGTCGAAGACTTAGCCCTCCCATATCATATGAGATATAACAAAGCTTTTCCCACCCATCAACTACATATAGAGCAATATCCGGCTGGAGATATCTTTTTAAAACCCGAGGATATGGCTACCTTTTTGATGATGCATCTGAATTATGGGAGACATGCTGATAAACAACTGCTCTCAAAAGAAAATATACAAAAAATGCACCGTCCTAATCTGGAGGTAGTAGAAAACTTTTATTACGGTTTAGGGTTTGGCATCGATAAAATTAAAGGCAAAGAATATTCCTATCATCAGGGATCATTACCTGGATACCTATCAGTCTTCCAAATGGATTTTGAAACAGTATCAGGAGTGTACATCGCTACGAATGTCAATGCAGCTCCAATGCAGGAAAAACAACTTAACCTGCTGCTCAAATATTTGTATGCGCAACTGATTACGAAAGATACTTCAGTATCTCTGGAGATTCCCTCAGAAGGTATAACAGCTACTGCCATTCCTAAAGAAATATCACTTCAAAATTATATAGGAAACTATAAAATCAAAGGAACTTCTGTTTCTCTGACAATTGATACAATTGGAAATCAACTCTTCTTATTAAATCCATCCAAAGAACGGTTTAGGATTGATTATTTAAAATCAAATTACTTTTTTATCACTACAGAAAATGAAGAAATTGAGTTTGGAGGTGCTGATGGAAGCATTGACTGGCTCAAGCTATACTCAGGAGGCAATGAAATAACTGCAATCAGAGAATAA
- a CDS encoding DUF3179 domain-containing (seleno)protein, whose amino-acid sequence MELLLLYVISGIALLIGTAAIYMTLIEGVSIRWIYYHYFIRKPINWLFMISILGWTTYTYIQTGIFPISYTIPTLISVVALVLSYKMHQEHAFPAVFFPDITNNIDRLPLKDDMEMAVIEYNGITKSYPLDYVIHHHIINDHFHSKTVALTYCAMCRSIIPFDVTEIGPLFVGSFKNANMIVADKRTKTFFQQATFQSVIGPLHPYELTMIPFQILSWKEVKQTISAPTVVSITEKDCKSFELPVPGLWKKISNSETTPGLSGKNRDKTFPSRTRVIGIIDATPPYSIVYLKKEILTAKVVVNKEHGIILIGTGKTVTAFRNTIGTTPITLEFSMDTLYDSKNNTRWDRRGKYLSGEIIRDLEIIAISDEYWFSWIKFHKQSSLIRL is encoded by the coding sequence ATGGAATTACTACTTTTATACGTGATCAGCGGGATTGCACTACTTATAGGAACCGCAGCAATTTACATGACATTAATTGAAGGGGTTTCTATCCGCTGGATCTACTATCATTACTTTATCAGAAAGCCCATAAACTGGCTTTTTATGATCAGTATTTTAGGATGGACCACTTATACATATATACAGACAGGTATATTTCCAATCAGCTATACGATCCCTACACTGATATCAGTAGTGGCATTGGTGCTCTCGTATAAAATGCACCAGGAGCATGCCTTTCCTGCCGTCTTTTTTCCTGATATAACCAACAATATTGATCGTTTACCATTAAAAGACGATATGGAAATGGCAGTCATCGAATACAATGGAATTACGAAATCATACCCCCTCGATTATGTGATCCATCATCATATTATCAATGATCACTTTCATTCCAAAACTGTCGCCTTAACCTATTGTGCCATGTGTAGAAGCATTATCCCTTTTGATGTAACAGAAATAGGTCCTTTATTCGTGGGCTCCTTTAAAAATGCTAATATGATCGTAGCAGATAAACGAACCAAAACATTTTTTCAGCAGGCGACTTTTCAATCTGTTATCGGTCCATTACATCCTTATGAATTAACTATGATTCCTTTTCAAATACTCTCCTGGAAAGAAGTCAAACAAACCATCTCTGCTCCTACGGTGGTTTCCATAACGGAAAAAGATTGTAAATCCTTTGAATTACCTGTTCCCGGTCTTTGGAAAAAAATTAGCAACTCCGAAACGACTCCTGGTCTTTCTGGTAAAAATCGCGATAAAACTTTTCCTTCCCGTACGCGTGTTATTGGCATCATTGATGCTACACCCCCCTATTCAATAGTTTACTTAAAAAAGGAAATCCTGACTGCAAAAGTGGTAGTGAATAAAGAACATGGAATTATCCTTATCGGTACAGGAAAAACGGTGACAGCTTTTAGAAATACAATAGGAACAACCCCCATAACACTAGAATTCTCGATGGATACATTATATGATTCAAAAAACAATACCCGATGGGATCGCAGAGGCAAATACCTCTCAGGAGAGATCATAAGGGATTTAGAAATCATTGCTATCTCAGATGAATACTGGTTTTCGTGGATTAAATTCCATAAACAATCAAGCCTTATTCGCTTATAA
- a CDS encoding ArsO family NAD(P)H-dependent flavin-containing monooxygenase — MKIYDTLIIGGGQAGVSVAYFLRRRKLDYVILDDQDQAGGSWLQTWDSLRLFSPTQFSSLSGWMMPKSQEEYPTKTEFIRYLQAYEKRYNFPVRRNTKVISVTKERGIFKVETNQAIWYSKTLVSATGTAGQPFVPNYPNQELFQGNQLHSLDYRNADELIHKKVLIVGGGNSGAQILAEVSKVAHTEWVTLDAPQFLPDDIDGRYLFNAATQKFLDKPVNTSSGVKTSLRNIVMVNSVKDARDRNVLHAKRPFISFYEKGVIWRDNIQEEFDLVIWCTGFKANLEHLQSLGIIKNNRIETNYTRSVQEPNLWLVGYGSWTGFASATIYGVGKTARQTVKEISEVLNMGSD, encoded by the coding sequence ATGAAGATATATGATACACTTATAATTGGCGGAGGACAAGCAGGGGTATCCGTTGCGTATTTTTTACGACGTCGGAAATTAGACTATGTAATCTTGGATGATCAGGATCAGGCAGGAGGTTCCTGGTTACAAACATGGGATAGCTTACGCTTATTTTCCCCTACACAATTTAGTTCTCTATCTGGATGGATGATGCCTAAAAGTCAAGAAGAATACCCGACAAAAACAGAATTTATACGCTATTTACAGGCATATGAGAAACGCTATAATTTTCCTGTAAGAAGAAACACTAAAGTCATTTCTGTAACAAAAGAGAGGGGTATTTTTAAAGTAGAAACGAATCAAGCTATTTGGTATAGTAAGACCTTAGTCAGTGCAACAGGAACAGCCGGACAACCATTTGTTCCAAATTATCCCAACCAAGAGCTATTTCAGGGCAATCAATTACATTCTTTAGATTATCGAAATGCCGATGAGCTGATTCATAAAAAAGTATTAATTGTAGGAGGAGGAAATTCAGGGGCACAAATTTTGGCAGAAGTTTCTAAGGTAGCTCACACTGAATGGGTCACTTTAGATGCGCCTCAGTTTTTACCCGATGATATCGATGGCCGTTATTTGTTTAATGCTGCTACGCAAAAATTCCTGGATAAACCAGTCAATACTTCTTCAGGGGTGAAAACATCATTACGCAATATCGTAATGGTGAACAGTGTAAAAGATGCCAGAGATAGAAATGTATTGCATGCCAAACGTCCTTTTATCTCCTTTTATGAAAAGGGGGTCATATGGCGAGATAACATCCAAGAAGAATTCGACCTCGTGATATGGTGTACTGGTTTTAAAGCAAATCTGGAACACCTCCAATCACTGGGTATTATTAAAAATAACCGGATAGAAACAAATTATACCCGATCTGTACAAGAACCCAATTTATGGCTAGTAGGATATGGGAGTTGGACTGGTTTTGCTTCAGCGACTATTTATGGTGTTGGTAAAACAGCCCGACAAACCGTTAAGGAAATTTCGGAAGTATTAAATATGGGTTCCGATTAA
- a CDS encoding Crp/Fnr family transcriptional regulator, producing the protein MNDFIKKINSINKLNTSETSELVAITHVKSFSKGDTILKIDQINKELYFINSGLVKLSFYKEDKEFILKFFSEGNFCAALDSYVTQTPSLYSITAIEETHLLAVDYKQLDVLAKKYHAIERVFRKIVSMATVNMMHRISEMLETNGTERYEKFLKENSPLINRIRLGDLSGYLGISQVSLSRIRAKK; encoded by the coding sequence ATGAATGACTTTATAAAAAAGATCAACAGTATCAACAAACTAAACACCTCTGAAACCTCTGAACTGGTCGCTATTACGCATGTAAAATCCTTTTCGAAAGGAGATACTATTTTAAAAATAGATCAGATAAATAAGGAATTGTATTTTATAAATAGTGGGTTGGTCAAGCTTTCTTTTTATAAAGAAGACAAAGAATTTATCCTTAAATTCTTTAGTGAAGGTAATTTTTGTGCGGCACTTGATAGTTATGTCACCCAAACCCCTTCTCTTTATTCTATTACCGCTATTGAAGAAACACATTTATTGGCTGTAGACTATAAGCAACTAGACGTATTAGCAAAGAAATACCATGCAATAGAAAGGGTTTTTAGAAAAATTGTTTCTATGGCTACGGTTAATATGATGCACAGAATTAGTGAAATGCTGGAAACCAATGGAACAGAGCGTTATGAAAAATTCTTAAAAGAAAATTCTCCCTTGATCAACCGGATTCGCTTAGGGGATTTATCAGGTTATCTGGGAATCTCTCAAGTATCATTGAGCAGGATCCGTGCAAAAAAATAA
- a CDS encoding Crp/Fnr family transcriptional regulator has product MQNLLQEIASRSFVAPELEQRIKTDFQIKEIPKGTILLPQETRANYLYFIEKGMLHNYYYHDGKQISSWFYKEGQFATSWYSFYTRKYSYEAIESLEDCIVYQISYHQYQELITDFASFGNFARLLAEEMLGFLDQFSKGWSFLTAREKYQLLTSYFPDIELRVKLGFIASFLGISQETLSRLRAKQ; this is encoded by the coding sequence ATGCAAAATTTACTTCAGGAAATAGCAAGTCGATCATTTGTGGCTCCAGAGCTGGAACAACGAATTAAAACTGATTTTCAAATAAAAGAAATCCCCAAAGGAACTATTTTACTCCCTCAGGAAACCCGGGCGAATTACCTCTATTTTATAGAAAAAGGCATGCTTCATAATTATTATTACCACGATGGAAAACAAATATCTTCCTGGTTTTATAAAGAAGGACAATTTGCTACTTCCTGGTATAGCTTTTACACTCGCAAATACAGTTATGAAGCTATCGAAAGCCTGGAGGACTGCATCGTATATCAGATCAGTTATCATCAGTACCAAGAGTTGATCACTGATTTTGCTTCTTTTGGGAATTTTGCCCGTTTGCTAGCAGAAGAAATGCTCGGATTTCTGGATCAATTTTCTAAAGGCTGGTCTTTTCTGACTGCCAGAGAGAAATATCAACTACTTACCTCCTATTTTCCCGATATAGAACTACGGGTAAAACTAGGATTTATTGCTTCATTTCTGGGGATTTCTCAGGAAACTCTGAGCAGATTACGGGCCAAACAGTGA
- a CDS encoding CPBP family intramembrane glutamic endopeptidase — protein sequence MKSTFWNQLALFTGSLLLILVVREYLLDGFLQKGDNSYQSHTIVRTIANLMLILISYILIKKNDLLEAAGIKGTTLRKWYLLLFPLIYLVVLNLLIMDAINPDLLLSNIVIFTIYSLSIGIAEEISIRGFLQSHLIHRLGNTKKNIVLSIIIASLFFGIIHLIDFEKGIYGEFAQVCYAACIGIMFGVLLVITKRIYPLMIVHAIIDFVGDSDAVGLPIKEVISEPTSIENAILIVLLILPCLIYGIILMKKHPLIKETV from the coding sequence ATGAAATCAACATTCTGGAATCAACTTGCATTATTTACAGGCTCTCTTCTCCTTATTTTAGTAGTCAGAGAATACCTATTGGATGGATTTCTTCAAAAAGGAGACAATTCCTATCAATCCCATACGATTGTACGAACCATTGCTAATCTTATGTTAATTCTCATTTCATATATTCTCATCAAAAAAAATGACCTTTTAGAAGCCGCTGGAATCAAAGGCACTACACTACGAAAATGGTACCTGCTCTTGTTTCCTCTTATATATCTAGTGGTATTGAATCTGTTGATCATGGATGCTATTAATCCAGACCTATTACTATCAAATATTGTTATCTTTACTATCTATTCTCTATCCATAGGAATTGCTGAGGAGATCAGTATCCGAGGGTTTCTGCAATCGCACCTAATCCATCGTTTGGGGAATACCAAAAAGAATATTGTATTATCCATCATAATAGCATCCCTGTTTTTTGGTATCATACATCTCATCGATTTCGAAAAAGGGATTTACGGAGAGTTTGCCCAGGTTTGTTATGCTGCATGTATCGGTATTATGTTTGGAGTTTTATTAGTCATTACCAAAAGAATTTACCCCCTAATGATTGTACATGCCATCATTGATTTTGTTGGGGATTCTGATGCTGTCGGACTGCCTATTAAAGAAGTGATCAGTGAACCTACTTCGATAGAAAATGCTATTCTTATCGTATTACTGATACTGCCTTGTTTGATATATGGAATAATCCTTATGAAAAAACACCCGTTAATTAAAGAAACCGTATAG
- a CDS encoding NAD(P)-binding domain-containing protein, translating to MMENTKLPIAIIGGGPIGLAAAAHLTKKELPFILFEAGSSVGQNILSWSHVRVFSPWRYNIDIIAKELLLQTNWIAPDEEALPTGKELVEKYFVPLASLPQIKPHIHLHAKVISMGRKGLDKMKTRGREEKPFQIKVEENGIIRYYQAKAIIDATGTWNQQNPIGSGGVFAEGEQALTDHIFYGIPNVRSNHLERYKNKNIAVVGGGHSAINVLLDLAEIQKKYPDTKLNWILRKDTIEKVYGGRKDDALTARGALGIRIEELVNSGKLNVYTPFHVLKLQKKETGLQIIGDLNGNFKTISGIDEIISNTGSRPNLDIIREVRVDLDSSLEAVFDLAELIDPNIHSCGTVRPHGEKELRHPEKDFYIVGSKSYGRAPTFLMATGYEQVRSVIAYLAGDKEAAKRVELKLPETGVCSSGIENTQSSECCANVSETAKMNSSECSTVECR from the coding sequence ATGATGGAAAATACTAAGTTACCCATAGCAATTATTGGAGGAGGTCCTATAGGTCTTGCCGCTGCTGCTCATCTAACAAAAAAAGAACTCCCGTTTATTTTGTTTGAAGCAGGAAGTTCTGTAGGACAGAATATATTGTCCTGGAGTCATGTTCGTGTCTTTTCTCCTTGGCGTTACAATATAGATATAATAGCCAAAGAACTCCTATTACAAACTAATTGGATAGCTCCAGATGAAGAAGCACTACCGACGGGAAAAGAACTGGTAGAAAAGTACTTTGTTCCCCTGGCAAGCCTTCCACAAATAAAACCTCATATTCACTTACATGCTAAGGTGATTTCTATGGGGAGAAAAGGCTTAGATAAAATGAAAACACGAGGACGTGAAGAGAAACCGTTTCAAATAAAAGTTGAGGAAAATGGAATCATTCGTTATTATCAGGCAAAAGCAATAATTGATGCAACAGGAACCTGGAATCAACAAAATCCAATTGGTTCCGGAGGCGTTTTTGCAGAAGGAGAACAAGCATTGACCGATCATATTTTTTATGGAATTCCTAATGTTAGATCAAATCATTTAGAACGTTATAAAAACAAGAATATCGCAGTTGTCGGAGGAGGACACTCAGCTATTAATGTATTATTGGATTTGGCAGAAATTCAAAAAAAGTATCCTGATACGAAACTCAATTGGATATTGCGAAAAGACACTATAGAAAAAGTGTATGGAGGCAGGAAAGATGATGCTTTGACAGCTCGGGGCGCTTTAGGTATTCGTATCGAGGAATTAGTTAATAGTGGAAAATTAAATGTGTATACTCCTTTTCATGTTTTAAAACTTCAAAAAAAAGAAACAGGACTTCAAATTATTGGGGATTTAAACGGGAATTTCAAAACGATTTCAGGGATTGATGAAATTATCAGTAATACGGGTTCTCGCCCCAATTTAGATATAATTCGGGAGGTTCGGGTAGATTTAGACTCGTCATTAGAGGCTGTTTTTGATTTAGCAGAACTCATAGATCCGAATATTCATAGTTGTGGAACAGTACGACCTCACGGAGAAAAAGAATTGCGTCATCCAGAAAAAGATTTTTATATAGTAGGCTCCAAAAGTTATGGTAGAGCCCCCACTTTTTTAATGGCAACAGGCTATGAGCAGGTACGCTCAGTTATAGCCTACTTAGCAGGGGATAAAGAAGCCGCCAAACGAGTGGAACTCAAACTCCCAGAAACAGGTGTTTGTAGTTCAGGGATTGAGAATACCCAAAGTTCAGAATGTTGTGCAAATGTATCTGAAACGGCTAAAATGAATAGTTCAGAGTGCAGTACTGTGGAATGTAGATAA
- a CDS encoding sigma-70 family RNA polymerase sigma factor: MDVQITQLYNPLLGYIKKRVRNIEDAEDLTQDVFFKLAKSNNDGIDNLKSWVYTIAKNTITDYYRKKHLRTDRIEETSFFKEETTENPGQEMSNCIGAFVQQLPEEYRELLILSELKEVPQKEIAAQLNMNYVTVRSKVQRGRKKLKQLFEGCCVVLQGGKGSIMDVTSKSGCEKKTSCD, from the coding sequence ATGGATGTACAAATAACTCAATTATATAATCCACTTTTAGGGTATATTAAAAAACGTGTAAGAAATATTGAAGATGCCGAAGACCTGACACAAGATGTGTTTTTTAAATTGGCTAAATCTAATAATGATGGGATTGACAACCTCAAAAGTTGGGTATATACAATTGCCAAAAATACTATCACCGACTATTATAGGAAGAAACACTTACGAACTGATCGTATTGAAGAAACTTCCTTTTTTAAGGAAGAGACTACAGAAAATCCCGGACAAGAAATGAGTAATTGTATAGGAGCATTTGTACAGCAATTACCAGAAGAGTATAGAGAGTTATTGATATTATCTGAACTTAAAGAGGTTCCGCAAAAGGAAATTGCAGCACAGCTCAACATGAACTATGTTACGGTTCGCTCTAAAGTACAGCGTGGGCGAAAAAAACTAAAACAGCTTTTTGAAGGCTGTTGTGTAGTGCTCCAGGGAGGAAAAGGTAGTATTATGGATGTTACATCCAAATCTGGCTGTGAGAAAAAAACATCTTGTGATTAA
- a CDS encoding sterol desaturase family protein, giving the protein MISLLSKKIDWIDLQYWFYIFNDLSFVYIIVPFFIVELIRYAYQKRLNKTLVLDSIANVITFGAFYLIEMVLGVLAITKVYFWVYTNYSLPHLELNWITVISCILLADFAYYWEHRMMHRIGIGWATHTVHHSSPHFNMSVAYRFGPLDAILPIVFSLPLVMLGYDPVLVLLSEVFVQVFQTLLHTEIVGKLTKPIEFICNTPSHHRVHHGSNRQYWDKNYGGILIIWDRMLGTFEPEQEKVVYGISEPLNSVNPVIVFFHGLNRFINKLKKIKGYKNKFLAFVKPPDWLPNHQD; this is encoded by the coding sequence ATGATTTCTTTATTATCAAAAAAAATAGACTGGATAGATCTTCAATATTGGTTTTATATCTTCAATGATCTCAGTTTTGTATATATTATTGTTCCTTTTTTTATAGTGGAACTTATTCGGTATGCATATCAAAAGCGACTCAATAAAACTTTAGTACTGGACAGCATTGCCAATGTAATTACATTCGGAGCTTTTTATTTGATCGAGATGGTGCTAGGGGTACTAGCTATTACCAAAGTTTACTTCTGGGTGTATACGAATTATAGCCTCCCTCATCTCGAACTGAATTGGATAACGGTAATTAGCTGCATACTCCTTGCTGATTTTGCATATTATTGGGAACATCGCATGATGCATCGTATTGGAATTGGATGGGCTACTCATACAGTACACCATAGCTCTCCTCATTTCAACATGTCAGTCGCTTATCGTTTTGGTCCTCTGGATGCTATACTACCTATCGTATTTTCCCTACCATTGGTAATGCTGGGATATGATCCTGTATTGGTATTGTTGTCTGAGGTATTTGTACAGGTATTCCAAACCTTATTACATACTGAAATTGTTGGAAAACTAACCAAACCGATAGAATTTATCTGTAACACTCCTTCTCATCATCGGGTACATCATGGATCAAATCGACAATATTGGGATAAAAACTATGGGGGAATCCTCATTATATGGGATCGAATGCTGGGAACTTTTGAACCAGAACAAGAAAAAGTAGTATACGGTATTTCAGAACCACTCAATAGTGTCAATCCTGTGATTGTTTTTTTTCATGGATTAAACCGTTTCATCAACAAACTAAAAAAAATCAAAGGATATAAAAATAAATTTCTGGCTTTTGTCAAACCACCTGACTGGCTACCGAATCACCAGGATTAG
- a CDS encoding S41 family peptidase, giving the protein MKSGMKQLRIVLLGIMISNILLSQEKIDKELLKKDLDVLKANLEAYHTGLYTYTSKEEFDQWYLETKKQLEDTTPLGFYKKITELNTLIKNGHTFFHINPEQRGKNVLMPPITIYKDQERFYIKSILNSEKPEIIGKQIIAINAIPIGDIFTTLLRYEERDGENLTQPTEELLYSFARKFALEYGNHSKTHLDIKDQQISKKVIISNIPFEKVTNKTDALNDNGGAKFVIKDTVGIVTVETFREEPLKRDKYRASLKTFFKKIKNQQIKHLIIDVRNNGGGDSESVEELISYLYDKPFTYYKDVYQQHKKWDSSIIPEVSSYPKNMSSWTLKKGADGYYRAFIGVDGMSNNKPKKDTYKENLYILINGSTLSAAAEFASFIKNYRKATFIGDEAGGNKVQNTSGYSLIIGLPNSKIIAAIPIILWKMNVEFKNDGHGVIPDYSVSNTIEDEINSRDGVMEFTLDLIRKTKGRHPSK; this is encoded by the coding sequence ATGAAATCAGGTATGAAACAATTACGTATCGTATTATTAGGTATTATGATTTCTAATATACTGCTCTCTCAGGAGAAAATCGACAAGGAATTATTAAAGAAAGATCTGGATGTTTTAAAAGCAAATCTCGAAGCTTATCACACAGGACTGTATACATATACTTCAAAAGAAGAATTTGACCAATGGTACCTAGAAACAAAAAAACAATTGGAAGATACCACTCCCTTGGGATTTTATAAAAAAATTACGGAGCTTAATACATTGATTAAAAATGGTCACACATTCTTTCATATAAACCCAGAACAAAGGGGGAAAAACGTACTAATGCCTCCTATCACTATCTATAAAGATCAGGAACGATTTTATATCAAATCCATTCTCAATTCTGAAAAACCCGAAATAATTGGAAAACAAATTATAGCGATCAATGCTATACCGATTGGAGATATCTTTACTACCTTATTACGATACGAAGAAAGAGATGGAGAGAACCTGACACAACCCACAGAAGAATTACTGTATAGTTTTGCCAGAAAGTTTGCACTCGAATATGGAAATCATTCCAAAACGCATTTAGATATTAAAGATCAGCAGATTTCTAAAAAAGTAATAATCTCGAATATTCCTTTTGAAAAAGTAACCAACAAAACTGATGCACTCAATGACAATGGAGGAGCCAAATTTGTAATCAAAGACACTGTAGGCATCGTAACTGTAGAAACATTTAGAGAGGAACCTTTAAAAAGAGATAAGTATAGAGCCTCACTAAAAACCTTTTTTAAAAAAATTAAAAATCAACAAATTAAACATTTGATCATTGATGTCAGAAATAATGGTGGTGGAGATTCTGAATCTGTAGAGGAACTCATTTCATATCTCTATGATAAACCGTTCACCTATTATAAAGATGTATACCAACAACACAAAAAATGGGACTCTTCTATTATTCCTGAGGTCAGTTCATACCCCAAAAATATGTCCAGTTGGACTTTAAAAAAAGGAGCTGATGGGTATTATAGAGCTTTTATAGGAGTAGATGGAATGAGTAATAATAAGCCTAAAAAAGACACCTACAAAGAAAACCTGTATATCTTAATAAATGGAAGTACATTATCCGCAGCGGCTGAATTTGCTTCTTTTATCAAAAACTATAGAAAAGCAACTTTTATAGGTGATGAAGCTGGAGGAAATAAAGTACAGAATACCAGTGGGTATTCGCTAATAATAGGATTACCTAATTCTAAAATAATAGCTGCAATTCCTATTATATTATGGAAAATGAATGTGGAATTTAAAAATGACGGTCATGGGGTCATCCCTGATTATTCAGTAAGCAATACCATAGAAGATGAAATCAATTCGAGAGATGGAGTTATGGAATTTACACTTGATTTAATTCGTAAAACAAAAGGAAGACATCCATCTAAATAA